The following nucleotide sequence is from Mesorhizobium sp. J8.
TGCCCGGTGATCGCTTTCGCCACCTCTTCCCTGATCGCGTTCGCCAGGACCTTCACTTCATCGACGTTCACCGAGCCTCCTTGCCGTCCAGTCATGCAGCTTTTCCGCTGCTTCATGCATTGCGGCCAAACTGTTGGAATCGTTCACTGCCTTGAATCGCGCGGTGAAGCCGTGCGCCTTGCCTTTGTCGCGGGAATCGAGCCAGCGGTCGAGCGCTTCGCCCTGCAGCCCATGCGGCGCCCCGAGCAGCGTGGCGGCGCGCTGGCGCATCAGCGCCGCGTAGCGGTCGCCGAGCCCTTGCAGCCGCCCGGCGCGCTTCAACAGCATCGCCGTGGTGTCGACCAGCGCCCGCTTGCCGAAGGCGATGGCGCGCCCCTCGGCGCGCGGCGGACCGAAGCGGCCGAGCCCGTGCAGGAAGGCGAGCGCGGCCGCCACCAGCACCGACAGGGTGAGCGCCAGGAAGGGCGGTTCGACCAGAAGCTTGGCAAGATCGTATTTCTGGCCGATGCCGTGCAGCGTGAGGTCGAACATCACGGCGCCCTTGGCGGGTTCGATCATGGCGATCATGTCGAGCGCGGCGGCCGCCGTCTGCTCGTCTTTCAGCCCGGCATTGTTGATGAAATCGGGATCGGTGAGGATGTAGAAGGGTTCGTTGTCGAGTTCGGTCAGGATTGCCCTACCGTCGCCTGCCGCTATCAGCGGATGGTCGTCCGCCACCCATTGCAGCTCGTCCGGCGCGGGCACCATGCGGCCGGCGA
It contains:
- a CDS encoding DUF4350 domain-containing protein; protein product: MTAQMTGAAQEPFSRKTLFWGIFASLLAAAGFFLLSTYAPDFREPAGGGTPFSKGGTGYAGLVEWLKLTNGQAPPMERGEKDLASPLASTFLLVVTIAPGSDPAALDQLIKARSGKDTLFVLPKWQTFPLLGHDGWETKVERLPNSVVNDWLGRIAKAKLGEAKNTLPRIDIAGRMVPAPDELQWVADDHPLIAAGDGRAILTELDNEPFYILTDPDFINNAGLKDEQTAAAALDMIAMIEPAKGAVMFDLTLHGIGQKYDLAKLLVEPPFLALTLSVLVAAALAFLHGLGRFGPPRAEGRAIAFGKRALVDTTAMLLKRAGRLQGLGDRYAALMRQRAATLLGAPHGLQGEALDRWLDSRDKGKAHGFTARFKAVNDSNSLAAMHEAAEKLHDWTARRLGERR